The Geobacillus stearothermophilus ATCC 12980 genome contains a region encoding:
- the miaA gene encoding tRNA (adenosine(37)-N6)-dimethylallyltransferase MiaA produces the protein MAEKVAVIVGPTAVGKTKLGIALAKKLGGEVISGDSMQIYKGMDIGTAKVKPDEMEGIPHHLLDIKEPCEPFSVVEFQRLCRALITEISARGRLPIIVGGTGLYIQAALYDYQFSAAPSDEAYRRALKQLAAEQGAEALHRRLEAVDPISAARIHPHNIRRVIRALEVYHSTGKPFSEWQQGQSKRLLYEAAIVGLTAEREALYRRINERVDEMIAAGLIEEARALYDRGLRDCQAVQAIGYKELYDYFDGRVSLDEAIELLKQNSRRYAKRQLTWFRNQMPVKWFDMTDAGQFAAKVEEISRYVAGKLQLEANI, from the coding sequence ATGGCTGAGAAAGTCGCCGTCATCGTCGGGCCGACGGCGGTCGGCAAAACGAAGCTCGGCATCGCGTTGGCGAAAAAGCTGGGCGGAGAGGTCATCAGCGGCGATTCGATGCAAATTTATAAAGGGATGGACATTGGCACGGCGAAAGTGAAGCCCGATGAGATGGAAGGAATCCCGCATCATTTGCTGGACATCAAAGAGCCGTGCGAACCGTTTTCCGTCGTCGAATTTCAGCGGCTTTGCCGTGCGCTCATCACCGAGATTTCGGCGCGCGGCCGGCTGCCGATCATCGTCGGCGGCACCGGGCTGTACATTCAGGCAGCCCTTTACGATTACCAATTTTCCGCCGCCCCTTCCGACGAAGCGTACCGCCGGGCGCTCAAACAGCTGGCGGCCGAGCAAGGAGCCGAAGCGCTTCACCGGCGGCTTGAGGCGGTTGATCCAATAAGTGCGGCCCGCATTCATCCGCACAACATCCGCCGCGTCATCCGCGCCTTAGAAGTGTATCACTCGACCGGAAAGCCGTTCAGCGAGTGGCAGCAAGGGCAGTCAAAGCGGCTTTTGTATGAGGCGGCCATCGTTGGCTTGACGGCGGAGCGGGAGGCGCTTTACCGCCGCATCAACGAGCGGGTCGATGAGATGATCGCCGCAGGGTTGATCGAAGAGGCGAGGGCGCTTTATGACCGCGGCCTGCGCGACTGCCAGGCGGTGCAAGCCATCGGCTACAAGGAGCTGTACGACTATTTTGACGGCCGCGTTTCCCTTGATGAAGCGATTGAGCTGCTGAAACAAAATTCGCGCCGCTATGCGAAACGGCAGCTCACTTGGTTTCGCAACCAAATGCCGGTGAAATGGTTTGACATGACCGACGCTGGGCAGTTCGCCGCCAAGGTGGAGGAAATTTCTCGCTATGTAGCAGGAAAGCTTCAACTTGAAGCGAATATATAA
- the hfq gene encoding RNA chaperone Hfq yields MKNTINIQDQFLNQLRKEGIQVTVFLLNGFQLRGYIKGFDNFTVLLEVQGKQQLIYKHAISTFAPERNIHFETEQ; encoded by the coding sequence ATGAAAAATACGATCAATATTCAAGACCAGTTTTTAAACCAGCTGCGCAAAGAGGGCATTCAAGTGACCGTCTTCTTATTGAACGGCTTCCAACTGCGCGGATACATTAAAGGGTTTGACAACTTCACCGTACTTTTGGAAGTGCAAGGAAAACAACAGCTCATTTACAAGCACGCCATTTCGACGTTTGCGCCGGAGCGGAACATCCATTTTGAAACCGAACAGTAA
- the spoVK gene encoding stage V sporulation protein K translates to MSELTMNKAKGQINIVLNSKTVNHLVKEERNDWLDGEEHQALRNIQKELDQLIGLDHVKKIIKEIYAWLYINRLRKENGLKANRQALHMIFKGNPGTGKTTVARLLGKLFFEMNVLSKGHFIEAERADLVGEYIGHTASKTRDLIKKARGGILFIDEAYSLARGGEKDFGKEAIDTLVKGMEDYCDDLVVILAGYPKEMDYFLSLNPGLPSRFPLTIEFPDYTVEELVQIAKQMLREREYDMTPEAERKLYIHLEGTLEATGRLKFSNGRYVRNLIEKAIRKQAVRLLHEGRYDKKELMTIRDRDLVIHA, encoded by the coding sequence TTGTCAGAATTGACGATGAACAAGGCGAAAGGGCAAATCAACATCGTGTTGAACTCCAAAACGGTAAACCATTTAGTGAAAGAAGAGAGAAACGACTGGCTCGATGGCGAAGAGCATCAGGCGCTCCGCAATATTCAAAAGGAGCTTGATCAGCTGATCGGCCTTGATCATGTCAAAAAAATCATCAAGGAAATTTACGCCTGGCTGTACATCAACCGGCTGCGCAAGGAGAACGGCTTAAAGGCCAACCGCCAGGCGCTCCATATGATTTTCAAAGGCAATCCCGGCACCGGCAAAACGACGGTGGCTCGCTTGCTCGGCAAGCTGTTTTTTGAGATGAACGTGCTGTCCAAAGGGCATTTCATCGAGGCGGAGCGGGCCGATTTGGTCGGAGAGTACATCGGGCATACGGCGAGCAAAACGCGCGATTTGATCAAAAAAGCGCGCGGCGGCATTTTGTTTATCGATGAGGCGTATTCGCTCGCCCGCGGCGGGGAAAAAGACTTTGGCAAGGAAGCGATCGATACGCTTGTGAAAGGAATGGAAGACTATTGCGACGATTTGGTTGTCATTTTAGCCGGTTATCCGAAAGAAATGGACTATTTTTTATCGTTGAACCCAGGGTTGCCGTCGCGCTTTCCGCTGACGATCGAGTTTCCGGACTATACCGTCGAAGAGCTCGTGCAAATCGCCAAACAAATGCTGCGTGAGCGCGAATACGACATGACGCCGGAAGCGGAGCGGAAACTGTACATTCATCTCGAAGGGACGCTGGAAGCGACCGGCCGCCTCAAGTTCAGCAACGGCCGCTATGTGCGCAACTTAATCGAAAAAGCGATCCGCAAGCAGGCGGTCCGTCTTCTGCACGAAGGGCGCTATGACAAAAAAGAGCTGATGACGATCCGTGACCGCGATTTAGTGATTCATGCTTGA
- a CDS encoding DMT family transporter: MKQPVLASLYLSLAASIWGGMYVVSKYVLDYIPPFTLVWLRYAVALIVLGAIAAAKRERPPKSGRDWGMVIAIGIIGYVVSISLQFVGTKWSNAHTASLITASTPAFVVLFARWLLGETLTWRKMAALLLATAGVIVIVGLGGGEESTFLGNICLVGAAVTWALLSVLVKIASARLSVFSITTYAIFVALIGMTPMMLAEGPGLAASHWSVPVALGVLYLGVISTAGAFFLWNKGMEMIDAGVGSLFGRLFLQEQLDVSFWLGGALIAAGVAVAVRSEQSA, encoded by the coding sequence ATGAAACAACCTGTTCTTGCTTCCTTGTATTTATCGCTTGCTGCCAGCATTTGGGGCGGGATGTACGTCGTGAGCAAATACGTGTTGGACTACATTCCGCCGTTTACGCTTGTCTGGCTGCGCTACGCCGTCGCCTTGATTGTGCTTGGTGCCATCGCCGCGGCGAAACGGGAGCGCCCGCCAAAGAGCGGGCGCGACTGGGGGATGGTCATCGCAATCGGAATCATCGGCTATGTCGTTTCCATTTCGTTGCAGTTTGTCGGCACAAAATGGTCGAACGCCCATACCGCTTCCCTCATCACCGCCTCGACCCCGGCGTTTGTCGTTTTGTTTGCCCGCTGGCTGCTTGGCGAGACGCTCACATGGCGGAAAATGGCTGCGCTGCTACTGGCGACAGCGGGTGTCATCGTCATCGTCGGCTTAGGAGGCGGAGAAGAATCAACGTTTCTTGGCAACATTTGCTTAGTCGGCGCGGCGGTCACTTGGGCGCTGTTGTCGGTGCTCGTGAAAATCGCTTCGGCCCGCTTGTCCGTGTTTTCGATCACCACGTATGCCATTTTTGTGGCACTCATTGGCATGACGCCGATGATGCTAGCCGAAGGGCCGGGGCTTGCTGCGAGCCATTGGAGTGTTCCCGTCGCCCTTGGGGTGTTGTATCTTGGCGTTATATCGACAGCAGGGGCATTTTTTCTTTGGAACAAAGGGATGGAAATGATTGACGCCGGCGTCGGCTCGCTCTTTGGCCGGCTGTTTTTACAAGAGCAACTCGATGTCTCGTTTTGGCTCGGCGGGGCGCTCATTGCTGCCGGCGTGGCCGTGGCGGTGCGAAGCGAGCAAAGCGCGTAA
- a CDS encoding trimeric intracellular cation channel family protein, translated as MTWEVLSIIGTIAFAISGAIVAMEEEYDLLGVYILGIVTAFGGGAVRNLLIGVPVSALWEQEPLFLVALAAMTVVYLFPKQMLPPWKRWGNFFDALGLSAFAIQGALYAVNMGHPLSAVIVAAVLTGSGGGIIRDVLAGRKPLVLHAEIYAAWAILAGLAVGLKWTDSPVELYMLFIAVAALRILSYTYGWKLPRRAVGETAGEP; from the coding sequence ATGACGTGGGAAGTATTGAGCATCATCGGCACGATCGCCTTTGCCATTAGCGGGGCGATCGTCGCGATGGAAGAGGAGTACGATTTGCTTGGGGTGTACATTTTAGGGATTGTCACCGCTTTTGGCGGCGGGGCGGTGCGCAATTTGCTGATCGGGGTTCCCGTGTCGGCGTTATGGGAACAAGAGCCGCTCTTTCTTGTCGCTTTGGCGGCCATGACAGTTGTGTATTTGTTCCCAAAGCAAATGCTGCCGCCGTGGAAGCGGTGGGGCAACTTTTTTGACGCCCTTGGGCTGTCCGCGTTCGCCATTCAAGGAGCGCTGTATGCCGTCAACATGGGTCATCCGTTAAGCGCGGTCATCGTCGCCGCGGTGTTGACCGGAAGCGGCGGCGGCATCATCCGCGATGTGCTCGCCGGACGGAAGCCGCTCGTGCTGCATGCGGAGATTTACGCCGCCTGGGCGATTTTGGCCGGCCTTGCCGTCGGGTTGAAATGGACGGATTCGCCCGTAGAGCTGTATATGCTGTTTATCGCCGTCGCCGCTTTGCGCATTTTGTCCTACACATACGGTTGGAAGCTGCCGCGCCGGGCGGTTGGGGAAACAGCGGGCGAGCCATGA
- the hflX gene encoding GTPase HflX has product MSREQAILVGCQLAGVDDERFRYSMEELASLVATANGEVVAEVTQKREAPHPATYIGKGKTEELAALVKELEPDFVVFNSELSPSQARNLTNLLGEVKVIDRTQLILDIFAQRARSKEGKLQVELAQLEYMLPRLSGQGEMLSRLGGGIGTRGPGETKLETDRRHIRRRIDDIKAELRRVAKHRGRYRERRQKNQAFQVALVGYTNAGKSTIFNRLTAADSLEENLLFATLDPLTRKCVLPCGYTVLVTDTVGFIQDLPTTLVAAFRSTLEEVTEADLLLHVVDSSHPDYVAHERTVSRLLAELGASSIPMVTVYNKSDQKASEFIPTTTASIMISALSAADIDRLHYFLEEAVKQQMARYDVSIPSGEGKLLARLKSDTILHEWHYNEQGGTYDCQGYVLPTHPLYGELQSFQR; this is encoded by the coding sequence ATGAGCCGTGAACAAGCGATCCTTGTCGGCTGCCAGCTCGCTGGTGTCGATGATGAACGGTTTCGCTATTCGATGGAGGAGCTCGCTTCGCTCGTTGCGACGGCGAACGGCGAGGTTGTGGCAGAGGTGACGCAAAAACGTGAAGCGCCGCACCCGGCGACGTATATCGGCAAAGGGAAAACGGAAGAGCTCGCCGCCCTTGTCAAGGAGCTCGAACCGGATTTTGTCGTTTTCAACAGCGAGCTTTCCCCAAGCCAGGCGCGCAATTTGACAAACCTGCTTGGCGAGGTGAAAGTGATTGACCGGACGCAGCTGATTTTAGACATTTTTGCCCAGCGCGCCCGCTCAAAAGAAGGAAAGCTGCAAGTCGAGCTCGCCCAGCTCGAATATATGCTGCCGCGCCTTAGCGGCCAAGGGGAGATGCTGTCTCGCTTGGGCGGCGGCATTGGCACGCGCGGCCCGGGGGAGACGAAGCTCGAGACCGACCGCCGCCATATTCGCCGCCGCATTGATGACATTAAGGCGGAACTGCGGCGCGTCGCCAAGCACCGTGGGCGCTACCGCGAGCGCCGGCAAAAAAACCAAGCGTTTCAAGTGGCGCTCGTCGGCTATACAAACGCCGGCAAATCAACGATTTTCAATCGGCTGACCGCCGCCGATTCGTTGGAAGAAAACTTGTTGTTTGCCACGCTCGATCCGTTGACGCGCAAATGTGTCTTGCCATGCGGCTACACGGTGCTTGTCACCGATACGGTCGGGTTCATTCAAGACTTGCCGACGACACTTGTCGCCGCGTTCCGCTCGACGCTCGAGGAAGTGACGGAAGCCGATCTATTGCTTCACGTCGTCGATTCGTCTCATCCGGATTACGTTGCGCACGAGCGAACGGTGTCGCGGCTGCTCGCTGAATTAGGGGCTTCTTCCATTCCGATGGTCACGGTGTACAATAAAAGCGATCAAAAAGCGTCGGAATTCATTCCGACAACGACTGCTTCCATCATGATCAGCGCGCTTTCCGCCGCCGACATTGACCGGCTCCACTATTTTCTTGAAGAGGCGGTGAAACAGCAAATGGCCCGTTACGACGTGTCGATCCCAAGCGGTGAAGGAAAATTGCTCGCTCGGTTAAAATCGGACACCATTTTGCACGAATGGCATTATAATGAACAGGGAGGCACGTACGACTGCCAAGGGTACGTGCTGCCGACGCACCCCTTGTATGGGGAGCTGCAATCATTCCAACGGTAG
- a CDS encoding aminotransferase class I/II-fold pyridoxal phosphate-dependent enzyme: MFWTQWRHGETIALLIEEIEAQIAPIHRRIDELVDVNQYRVLESFRRHQVSDAHFIPSTGYGYDDAGRDTLDRIFADVFGAEEGLVRPQIISGTHAIAIALFGVLRPGDELLYITGAPYDTLEEIVGVRGRGVGSLKEFGIRYRSVPLTAEGMVDFPAVREAIHERTKMIGIQRSRGYADRPSFTVEEIGDMIAFVKSIKPDVVVFVDNCYGEFVEEKEPCHVGADLMAGSLIKNPGGGLAKTGGYIVGKREYVEACAYRMTSPGIGAEVGPSLYSLPDMYQGFFLAPHTVGQALKGAVFTAAMLERIGLKTSPSWKAKRTDLVQSVRFDDPEQMVAFCQAIQASSPVNAHFTPYPSDMPGYEDKVIMAAGTFVQGASIELTADGPLRPPYVAYVQGGLTYSHVKIAICSAVHRLLEQQLICL, translated from the coding sequence ATGTTTTGGACACAATGGAGACACGGAGAAACCATCGCTCTTCTCATCGAGGAAATCGAAGCACAAATCGCGCCGATTCACCGCCGCATCGATGAACTGGTCGACGTCAACCAATACCGCGTGCTTGAGAGCTTCCGTCGCCATCAAGTGAGCGACGCCCACTTCATTCCGTCAACCGGTTATGGATATGACGATGCGGGCCGCGATACGCTCGATCGCATTTTCGCTGATGTGTTTGGAGCGGAAGAGGGGCTTGTGCGCCCGCAAATCATTTCCGGCACGCACGCGATTGCGATCGCGCTGTTTGGCGTGTTGCGCCCGGGCGATGAATTGCTTTACATCACGGGCGCTCCGTACGATACGCTTGAGGAAATCGTCGGCGTCCGCGGCCGCGGCGTCGGCTCGCTGAAAGAGTTTGGCATTCGTTATCGCAGTGTGCCGCTCACAGCGGAAGGGATGGTCGATTTTCCGGCCGTTCGCGAAGCGATCCATGAGCGGACGAAAATGATCGGCATTCAACGTTCGCGCGGCTATGCGGACCGGCCGTCGTTTACTGTCGAAGAGATCGGCGACATGATTGCATTCGTCAAGTCGATCAAACCGGATGTCGTCGTGTTTGTCGACAATTGCTACGGAGAATTCGTCGAGGAGAAAGAGCCATGCCATGTCGGCGCCGATTTGATGGCCGGCTCGCTCATTAAAAACCCGGGAGGGGGCTTGGCGAAAACGGGCGGCTACATTGTCGGCAAGCGGGAATATGTGGAGGCGTGCGCCTATCGGATGACCTCGCCGGGCATTGGAGCGGAAGTCGGTCCGTCGCTTTACAGCTTGCCGGATATGTATCAAGGCTTTTTCCTTGCGCCGCACACCGTGGGTCAGGCGCTCAAGGGGGCGGTTTTTACGGCGGCGATGCTCGAGCGGATCGGACTAAAAACCTCGCCATCGTGGAAGGCGAAGCGCACGGATTTGGTTCAGTCCGTCCGTTTTGACGATCCGGAACAAATGGTGGCGTTTTGCCAAGCGATTCAGGCTTCCTCCCCGGTCAACGCTCATTTCACTCCGTATCCGAGCGACATGCCCGGCTATGAAGACAAAGTGATCATGGCCGCCGGCACGTTCGTGCAGGGCGCGAGCATCGAGCTGACGGCAGACGGGCCGCTGCGGCCCCCATATGTCGCCTACGTGCAAGGCGGGCTGACGTATTCACACGTCAAAATCGCCATTTGTTCAGCCGTCCACCGTCTGCTTGAGCAACAGCTCATTTGTTTGTGA
- a CDS encoding MerR family transcriptional regulator, translated as MSSHIRRSMPLFPIGIVMQLTDLSARQIRYYEEHGLVSPARTEGNRRLFSLNDIDRLLEIKDLIDQGVNLAGIKQIFAAREEGRHQQAEKVEKVGKPKLSDEELREILRNELLQAGRFQRASLRQGDLARFFH; from the coding sequence ATGAGCAGTCATATTCGTCGTTCCATGCCATTGTTTCCGATTGGGATTGTGATGCAGCTGACCGACTTGTCGGCTCGGCAAATCCGCTATTATGAAGAGCACGGTCTCGTTTCGCCAGCGCGCACTGAAGGCAACCGGAGGCTGTTTTCGCTCAATGACATTGACCGCTTGCTGGAAATTAAAGATTTGATCGACCAAGGCGTCAACTTGGCGGGCATTAAACAAATTTTTGCCGCGCGGGAGGAAGGACGCCACCAGCAGGCGGAGAAAGTCGAAAAAGTAGGAAAACCGAAGCTGTCGGACGAAGAACTGCGCGAAATTTTGCGGAATGAATTGCTGCAGGCCGGGCGGTTCCAGCGCGCGTCGCTTCGCCAAGGAGATCTCGCTCGCTTCTTTCATTAA
- the glnA gene encoding type I glutamate--ammonia ligase, which translates to MAKYTRDDILHIVKEENVKYIRLQFTDILGTIKNVEIPISQLEKALNNKMMFDGSSIEGFVRIEESDMYLYPDLDTFVIFPWTSEKGKVARFICDIYNADGTPFEGCPRYNLKRVLKEMEALGFTAFNLGAEPEFFLFKLDENGRPTMELNDRGGYFDLAPTDLGENCRRDIVLELEEMGFEIEASHHEVAPGQHEIDFKYADAVKACDDIQTFKLVVKTIARKHGLHATFMPKPIFGINGSGMHCNLSLFRNNENAFFDPNGDLQLSDTARQFIAGVLKHAPNFTAVTNPTVNSYKRLVPGYEAPCYVAWSARNRSPLIRIPASRGMSTRIEVRSVDPAANPYLAMAVLLAAGLDGIRNKLTPPAPVDRNIYVMTKEERLEEGIVDLPATLHEALENLKSDEVMIHALGKHLFEHFVEAKEIEWDMYRTTVHQWELDQYMELY; encoded by the coding sequence ATGGCAAAATATACGCGTGACGACATTTTACACATCGTCAAAGAGGAAAATGTCAAGTACATCCGCCTGCAATTCACCGATATTTTGGGGACGATCAAAAACGTCGAAATCCCGATCAGCCAACTTGAGAAAGCGCTCAATAATAAAATGATGTTTGACGGGTCTTCGATCGAGGGGTTTGTCCGCATCGAAGAATCGGACATGTATTTGTATCCGGATTTGGACACGTTTGTCATCTTCCCGTGGACATCGGAAAAAGGAAAAGTCGCCCGCTTTATTTGCGACATTTACAATGCGGACGGCACGCCGTTTGAAGGCTGCCCGCGCTACAATTTAAAGCGCGTGTTGAAAGAGATGGAAGCGCTCGGCTTTACGGCGTTCAACTTGGGAGCGGAACCGGAGTTTTTCCTCTTTAAGCTCGATGAAAATGGCCGTCCGACGATGGAACTGAACGACCGCGGCGGCTACTTCGACTTGGCGCCGACCGATCTTGGGGAAAACTGCCGGCGCGATATCGTGCTTGAGCTTGAGGAGATGGGCTTTGAAATTGAAGCGTCGCACCATGAAGTTGCCCCGGGCCAGCATGAGATCGATTTCAAATACGCTGATGCCGTAAAAGCGTGCGACGACATTCAAACGTTTAAACTCGTTGTCAAAACGATCGCCCGCAAACATGGGCTGCATGCGACGTTTATGCCGAAGCCGATTTTTGGGATTAACGGTTCGGGAATGCACTGCAACTTGTCGCTGTTTCGCAACAACGAAAACGCCTTTTTTGATCCGAACGGCGATTTGCAGTTGAGCGATACGGCCCGGCAGTTTATTGCCGGCGTGTTGAAGCATGCGCCGAACTTTACAGCTGTCACCAACCCGACGGTCAACTCGTACAAGCGGCTTGTTCCGGGGTACGAGGCGCCATGTTATGTCGCCTGGTCGGCGCGCAACCGCAGCCCGCTCATCCGCATTCCGGCTTCGCGCGGCATGAGCACGCGCATTGAAGTGCGCAGCGTCGATCCGGCGGCGAACCCGTACTTGGCGATGGCCGTGCTGTTGGCGGCCGGGCTTGACGGCATTCGCAACAAGCTCACTCCTCCGGCGCCGGTTGACCGAAACATTTACGTCATGACGAAAGAAGAGCGGCTTGAAGAAGGCATTGTCGATTTGCCGGCCACGCTGCATGAAGCGTTGGAAAACTTGAAGTCCGATGAAGTGATGATTCACGCGCTCGGCAAACATTTATTCGAGCATTTCGTCGAAGCGAAAGAAATTGAGTGGGATATGTATCGGACAACGGTTCATCAATGGGAATTGGACCAATATATGGAACTCTACTGA
- the lexA gene encoding transcriptional repressor LexA: MTKLSKRQQQILEFIKQEVKTKGYPPSVREIGEAVGLASSSTVHGHLARLESKGYIRRDPTKPRAIEILDNDMAKEREKEEIISVPIIGKVTAGQPITAVENIEGYFPLPKRLAAGEEQLFMLEVMGDSMIEAGILDGDYVIVRQQSSANNGDIVVAMTEDNEATVKRFFKEKDHIRLQPENAHLEPIIVRDCTILGKVIGVYRLFD, from the coding sequence ATGACGAAACTGTCAAAACGACAACAGCAAATTTTAGAGTTTATTAAACAGGAAGTAAAAACAAAAGGCTATCCTCCGTCGGTGCGGGAAATTGGGGAAGCGGTTGGACTGGCGTCAAGTTCGACGGTCCACGGGCATCTCGCGCGCCTAGAAAGCAAAGGGTACATCCGCCGCGACCCGACAAAGCCGCGCGCCATTGAAATTTTGGACAACGATATGGCCAAGGAGAGAGAAAAAGAGGAGATCATCTCGGTGCCGATCATCGGCAAGGTGACGGCCGGTCAACCGATTACAGCGGTGGAAAACATCGAAGGCTACTTTCCGCTGCCGAAGCGGCTCGCCGCTGGCGAGGAGCAGTTGTTTATGCTTGAAGTGATGGGCGACAGCATGATCGAAGCCGGCATTCTCGACGGCGACTACGTCATCGTCCGCCAGCAGTCATCGGCCAACAACGGCGACATCGTCGTCGCCATGACGGAAGACAACGAGGCGACGGTGAAGCGGTTTTTCAAGGAAAAAGACCACATCCGCCTGCAGCCGGAAAACGCCCATCTTGAGCCGATCATCGTCCGCGACTGCACGATTCTCGGCAAAGTGATCGGCGTCTATCGCCTGTTCGACTGA
- the yneA gene encoding cell division suppressor protein YneA yields MEKTLLHYVLFSFLFSLVLAGFVYASSPVDKKEYVTITVAPGDTLWGLAKQYEQEHHMPPDEFIRWVVDVNHLPSPRLATGEQIVIPVLKSKQGGSVAVNQ; encoded by the coding sequence ATGGAGAAAACGTTGCTGCACTATGTTTTGTTTTCATTTTTGTTTTCGCTCGTGTTGGCAGGGTTCGTTTACGCCAGCAGCCCGGTCGATAAAAAAGAATACGTGACGATCACGGTCGCTCCCGGCGATACGCTTTGGGGGCTGGCAAAACAGTACGAACAGGAACACCATATGCCGCCTGATGAGTTCATCCGCTGGGTCGTCGATGTCAACCATTTGCCGAGCCCGCGTCTTGCCACCGGTGAACAAATTGTCATTCCTGTGTTAAAATCAAAGCAGGGCGGCTCGGTGGCCGTCAATCAGTGA
- a CDS encoding YneB family resolvase-like protein, whose amino-acid sequence MRAVIYCRVSTDKAEQETSLARQRDELEQLAAECGFEVVKVIAEQASGYEADRDGVLELLSLCEEGEVDVLLIQDETRLGRGHARMAVLHCLKKQGVKIYSASHRGEMPLSEADEMVLSIIAIVEEYQRKIHNAKIKRGMQRAIASGYRPERNLRRRGENAGRDRIDLPVEEIVRLRERGLTFADIAATMRSFGYEASKATVHRRYQEYMDEQQRRR is encoded by the coding sequence ATGAGGGCGGTCATTTACTGCCGAGTCAGCACGGACAAAGCGGAACAGGAAACGTCACTCGCGAGGCAACGAGATGAGCTCGAGCAGCTGGCGGCCGAGTGTGGATTTGAAGTCGTGAAAGTGATCGCCGAGCAGGCGAGCGGTTATGAAGCCGACCGCGACGGCGTGTTGGAGCTGCTTTCGCTTTGCGAGGAAGGCGAGGTCGATGTGCTGCTCATTCAAGATGAAACGCGGCTTGGGCGCGGCCATGCGCGCATGGCGGTGCTGCATTGCTTGAAAAAGCAAGGGGTGAAAATATACAGCGCCAGCCACCGCGGGGAGATGCCGCTGTCGGAGGCCGATGAGATGGTGTTATCCATCATCGCGATTGTCGAGGAGTACCAAAGAAAAATACATAACGCCAAAATTAAGCGTGGCATGCAGCGAGCCATCGCCAGCGGATACCGACCGGAGCGGAACCTAAGGCGCCGGGGCGAAAACGCCGGGCGCGATCGAATCGATCTGCCGGTTGAGGAGATCGTCCGCTTGCGCGAGCGTGGACTGACGTTTGCCGATATCGCCGCGACGATGCGAAGCTTCGGCTACGAGGCGTCCAAGGCGACCGTCCATCGGCGTTACCAGGAATATATGGACGAGCAACAAAGGCGGCGTTGA
- a CDS encoding DUF896 domain-containing protein translates to MLAKHKLARINELAKKAKTACLSAEEALEQAKLRREYIQAFRKAMTDMLHTVTVIDPNGNDVTPKKLKESQRRRFH, encoded by the coding sequence ATGCTTGCCAAACATAAATTAGCCCGCATCAATGAACTGGCGAAAAAAGCGAAAACGGCCTGCTTGTCGGCCGAAGAGGCCCTCGAGCAAGCGAAGCTGCGCCGTGAGTACATTCAAGCGTTCCGCAAGGCGATGACCGATATGCTCCATACAGTGACCGTCATTGACCCGAACGGCAACGACGTGACGCCGAAAAAATTAAAGGAAAGCCAGCGGCGGCGCTTCCATTAA